In Musa acuminata AAA Group cultivar baxijiao chromosome BXJ2-10, Cavendish_Baxijiao_AAA, whole genome shotgun sequence, a genomic segment contains:
- the LOC135625447 gene encoding glucose-6-phosphate isomerase, cytosolic 1-like isoform X2: MASAALICDSEPWKDLKEHVNVIEKKHLRDLMNDVERCQSMMVEIDGILLDYSRQRVRLDTIGKLLKLAEAARLRQKIDMMYNGDHINSTENRSVLHIALRAPRDKVICSDGKNVVPDVWYVLDKIKEFSERVRSGSWVGATGKALKDVVAIGIGGSFLGPLFVHNALQTDPEAADCARGRQLRFLANVDPVDVARNISGLNPETTLVVVVSKTFTTAETMLNARTMREWISSALGTQAVAKHMVAVSTNLTLVEKFGIDPANTFAFWDWVGGRYSVCSAVGVLPLSLQYGFPIVEKFLNGASNIDNHFYSASFERNLPVLLGLLSVWNVTFLGYPARAILPYSQALEKFAPHIQQVSMESNGKGVSIDGIPLPFETGEIDFGEPGTNGQHSFYQLIHQGRVVPCDFIGSIKSQQPIYLKGEVVSNHDELMSNFFAQPDALAYGKSPEQLLQDSVPDHLVPHKLLAIYEHRIAVEGFIWGINSFDQWGVELGKVLASQVRKQLHLSRTKREPVQGFNFSTTTLLTRYLEVEPGTPSDSTMLPRV; encoded by the exons ATGGCTTCGGCAGCTCTTATTTGTGACAGTGAACCATGGAAGGACTTGAAG GAACATGTTAATGTGATAGAGAAGAAACACTTAAGAGATCTGATGAATGATGTCGAGCGGTGCCAATCAATGATGGT AGAGATTGATGGGATACTTTTGGACTATTCACGGCAACGTGTCCGCCTTGACACCATTGGAAAACTTCTCAAACTAGCAGAG GCAGCACGGCTTAGGCAAAAAATTGACATGATGTACAATGGAGATCAT ATAAACAGTACTGAGAATAGGTCGGTTCTGCATATTGCTTTGCGAGCTCCAagagataaagttatttgtagtGATGGAAAAAATGTGGTACCAGATGTTTGGTATGTTTTGGACAAGATTAAAGAATTCTCTGAAAGGGTGAGAAGTGGATCCTGG GTTGGAGCAACAGGAAAGGCATTAAAAGATGTTGTGGCCATTGGTATTGGTGGCAGCTTTCTAGGCCCATTATTTGTGCATAACGCTCTTCAGACAG ATCCAGAGGCTGCAGATTGTGCCAGAGGACGGCAGCTGAGATT TCTTGCAAATGTTGATCCAGTTGATGTGGCTCGAAACATCAGTGGATTAAATCCTGAAACTACGTTAG TTGTGGTGGTTTCAAAGACTTTTACAACAGCCGAAACCATGCTGAATGCCAGAACAATGAGAGAGTGGATCTCATCTGCTCTTGG GACTCAAGCGGTTGCAAAGCATATGGTGGCAGTTAGTACAAATCTAACg CTTGTAGAGAAATTTGGTATTGACCCTGCTAACACTTTTGCATTTTGGGACTGGGTTGGTGGTCGCTATAGTG TTTGCAGTGCTGTTGGTGTGCTTCCGTTGTCTCTCCAGTATGGTTTTCCAATTGTTGAGAA GTTTTTAAATGGAGCTTCTAACATAGATAATCATTTCTACTCAGCTTCATTCGAAAGGAACCTGCCT GTACTTCTAGGTTTATTGAGTGTGTGGAATGTTACATTTCTTGGATATCCTGCAAGA GCCATATTGCCTTACTCTCAGGCACTTGAGAAGTTTGCCCCACATATTCAACAG GTTAGCATGGAGAGTAATGGAAAAGGTGTATCGATTGATGGTATTCCACTTCCCTTTGAAACCGGTGAAATAGATTTTGGAGAACCTGGAACTAATGGTCAGCACAGCTTCTATCAGTTAATTCATCAG GGAAGGGTGGTTCCTTGTGATTTTATAGGCTCAATCAAAAGTCAGCAGCCTATATACCTGAAGG GGGAAGTAGTGAGCAACCATGATGAGCTCATGTCAAACTTTTTTGCACAGCCAGATGCTCTTGCTTATGGGAAG AGTCCAGAACAGTTGCTTCAGGACAGTGTACCTGACCACCTTGTTCCTCACAAG CTATTGGCCATCTATGAGCATAGAATTGCTGTTGAAGGCTTCATATGGGGGATTAATTCTTTTGACCAGTGGGGTGTGGAGCTCGGCAAG GTCTTGGCATCTCAAGTTAGAAAGCAACTGCACTTATCTCGCACAAAAAGGGAGCCTGTTCAGGGATTTAACTTTAGCACAACCACTTTGTTAACAAGATATCTTGAG GTGGAACCTGGCACCCCATCTGATTCTACTATGCTGCCAAGAGTGTGA
- the LOC135625447 gene encoding glucose-6-phosphate isomerase, cytosolic 1-like isoform X1 — MASAALICDSEPWKDLKEHVNVIEKKHLRDLMNDVERCQSMMVEIDGILLDYSRQRVRLDTIGKLLKLAEAARLRQKIDMMYNGDHINSTENRSVLHIALRAPRDKVICSDGKNVVPDVWYVLDKIKEFSERVRSGSWVGATGKALKDVVAIGIGGSFLGPLFVHNALQTDPEAADCARGRQLRFLANVDPVDVARNISGLNPETTLVVVVSKTFTTAETMLNARTMREWISSALGTQAVAKHMVAVSTNLTLVEKFGIDPANTFAFWDWVGGRYSVCSAVGVLPLSLQYGFPIVEKFLNGASNIDNHFYSASFERNLPVLLGLLSVWNVTFLGYPARAILPYSQALEKFAPHIQQVSMESNGKGVSIDGIPLPFETGEIDFGEPGTNGQHSFYQLIHQGRVVPCDFIGSIKSQQPIYLKGEVVSNHDELMSNFFAQPDALAYGKSPEQLLQDSVPDHLVPHKTFSGNRPSLSLLLPSLDAYNIGKLLAIYEHRIAVEGFIWGINSFDQWGVELGKVLASQVRKQLHLSRTKREPVQGFNFSTTTLLTRYLEVEPGTPSDSTMLPRV, encoded by the exons ATGGCTTCGGCAGCTCTTATTTGTGACAGTGAACCATGGAAGGACTTGAAG GAACATGTTAATGTGATAGAGAAGAAACACTTAAGAGATCTGATGAATGATGTCGAGCGGTGCCAATCAATGATGGT AGAGATTGATGGGATACTTTTGGACTATTCACGGCAACGTGTCCGCCTTGACACCATTGGAAAACTTCTCAAACTAGCAGAG GCAGCACGGCTTAGGCAAAAAATTGACATGATGTACAATGGAGATCAT ATAAACAGTACTGAGAATAGGTCGGTTCTGCATATTGCTTTGCGAGCTCCAagagataaagttatttgtagtGATGGAAAAAATGTGGTACCAGATGTTTGGTATGTTTTGGACAAGATTAAAGAATTCTCTGAAAGGGTGAGAAGTGGATCCTGG GTTGGAGCAACAGGAAAGGCATTAAAAGATGTTGTGGCCATTGGTATTGGTGGCAGCTTTCTAGGCCCATTATTTGTGCATAACGCTCTTCAGACAG ATCCAGAGGCTGCAGATTGTGCCAGAGGACGGCAGCTGAGATT TCTTGCAAATGTTGATCCAGTTGATGTGGCTCGAAACATCAGTGGATTAAATCCTGAAACTACGTTAG TTGTGGTGGTTTCAAAGACTTTTACAACAGCCGAAACCATGCTGAATGCCAGAACAATGAGAGAGTGGATCTCATCTGCTCTTGG GACTCAAGCGGTTGCAAAGCATATGGTGGCAGTTAGTACAAATCTAACg CTTGTAGAGAAATTTGGTATTGACCCTGCTAACACTTTTGCATTTTGGGACTGGGTTGGTGGTCGCTATAGTG TTTGCAGTGCTGTTGGTGTGCTTCCGTTGTCTCTCCAGTATGGTTTTCCAATTGTTGAGAA GTTTTTAAATGGAGCTTCTAACATAGATAATCATTTCTACTCAGCTTCATTCGAAAGGAACCTGCCT GTACTTCTAGGTTTATTGAGTGTGTGGAATGTTACATTTCTTGGATATCCTGCAAGA GCCATATTGCCTTACTCTCAGGCACTTGAGAAGTTTGCCCCACATATTCAACAG GTTAGCATGGAGAGTAATGGAAAAGGTGTATCGATTGATGGTATTCCACTTCCCTTTGAAACCGGTGAAATAGATTTTGGAGAACCTGGAACTAATGGTCAGCACAGCTTCTATCAGTTAATTCATCAG GGAAGGGTGGTTCCTTGTGATTTTATAGGCTCAATCAAAAGTCAGCAGCCTATATACCTGAAGG GGGAAGTAGTGAGCAACCATGATGAGCTCATGTCAAACTTTTTTGCACAGCCAGATGCTCTTGCTTATGGGAAG AGTCCAGAACAGTTGCTTCAGGACAGTGTACCTGACCACCTTGTTCCTCACAAG ACCTTTTCTGGCAACCGACCATCCTTGAGTCTACTATTACCTTCCTTAGATGCTTATAATATTGGAAAG CTATTGGCCATCTATGAGCATAGAATTGCTGTTGAAGGCTTCATATGGGGGATTAATTCTTTTGACCAGTGGGGTGTGGAGCTCGGCAAG GTCTTGGCATCTCAAGTTAGAAAGCAACTGCACTTATCTCGCACAAAAAGGGAGCCTGTTCAGGGATTTAACTTTAGCACAACCACTTTGTTAACAAGATATCTTGAG GTGGAACCTGGCACCCCATCTGATTCTACTATGCTGCCAAGAGTGTGA
- the LOC103969477 gene encoding guanine nucleotide-binding protein subunit beta, producing MSFSELKDRHVAATATVNTLRDRLNEKRQQLLDTDVAGYAKSQGRTAVNFSSTDLVCCRTLQGHTGKVYSLDWTPEKNRIVSASQDGRLIIWNALTSQKTHAIKLPCAWVMTCAFAPNGHSVACGGLDSECSIFNLNSQVDRDGNIPVSRVLTGHKGYVSSCEFVRDQDTRLITGSGDQTCVLWDVTTGQRISVFGGEFPSGHTSDVLSISINSSNSNMFVSGSCDATARLWDTRIASRAIRTYHGHHGDVNSVKFFPDGQRFGTGSDDGTCRLFDMRTGHQLQVYSQQQANNDQDIPIVTSIAFSISGRLLFAGYSNGDCYVWDTLLAEVVVNLGKLQNSHEGRISCLGLSADGSALCTGSWDKNLKIWAFGGHRKVI from the exons ATGTCGTTCTCGGAGCTCAAGGACCGGCACGTGGCCGCGACGGCGACGGTGAACACTTTGAGGGATCGGCTGAATGAGAAGCGGCAGCAGCTTCTTGATACGGACG TGGCTGGATACGCGAAGAGCCAGGGGAGAACGGCAGTCAACTTTAGCTCGACGGATCTGGTTTGCTGTAGGACATTGCAGGGTCATACAGGAAAG GTCTATTCACTGGATTGGACGCCTGAAAAAAATCGCATAGTTAGTGCATCCCAGGATGGGAGGTTAATTATATGGAATGCTTTGACAAGCCAGAAAACACATGCTATTAAGCTTCCTTGTGCTTGGGTCATGACCTGTGCCTTTGCTCCAAATGGACATTCTGTTGCATGTGGTGgccttgatagtgaatgctccATTTTCAATCTTAATTCTCAAGTTGACAGAGATGGTAACATACCAGTTTCAAGGGTTCTTACTGGACACAAGGGCTATGTATCTTCTTGTGAGTTTGTCCGTGATCAGGATACTCGCTTAATTACCGGCTCAGGTGATCAGACATGTGTATTATGGGATGTGACTACTGGACAGAGGATCTCTGTTTTTGGTGGTGAATTTCCTTCAGGACACACATCTGATGTATTGAG CATCTCAATCAACAGTTCGAATTCAAATATGTTTGTCTCTGGTTCTTGCGACGCAACTGCTCGGTTATGGGATACTCGAATTGCTAGTCGGGCCATTCGAACATATCATGGTCACCATGGTGATGTTAACTCTGTCAAGTTCTTCCCAGATGGACAAAGGTTTGGAACTGGGTCAGATGATGGAACATGCAGGTTGTTTGATATGAGAACAGGGCATCAGCTTCAAGTATACTCTCAACAGCAAGCCAACAATGACCAAGATATCCCAATTGTCACATCCATAGCATTCTCTATATCTGGAAGACTCCTCTTTGCTGGGTACTCCAATGGTGATTGCTATGTGTGGGATACTCTCTTAGCTGAG GTAGTTGTTAATCTGGGAAAGCTACAGAATTCTCACGAGGGCCGCATAAGCTGCTTAGGTTTGTCTGCTGATGGGAGTGCTTTATGCACAGGAAGTTGGGACAAGAACCTGAAG ATCTGGGCTTTTGGAGGACACAGGAAGGTGATCTAA
- the LOC103969478 gene encoding U1 small nuclear ribonucleoprotein 70 kDa yields the protein MGDYNDPFNRNNPAVQARTKAQNRANVLQLKLIGQSHPTGLTNNLLKLFEPRPPLLYKPPLEKRKCPPYTGMAQFVSHFAEPNDPEYAPPVIEGETPTQRRARIRKLRLEEGARKAAEELEKYDPSKDPHVTGDPYKTLFVARLNYETTEHRIKRELETYGPIKRVRLITDKVTNKPRGYAFIEYMHTRDMKTAYKQADGRKLDNRRVLVDVERGRTVPNWRPRRLGGGLGSTRIGGEEVNQKHSGREQQQIAAGHSRSEEPRARDDRQLDREKSRERGRDREREVERPRDRSRERTRDRDPREERHHHHRDRDRNREKERERDRGRERDRGRGRDKDRDRGHEYDRERERDRTRDRDRERERDYDHASHERESGYSLDKDSEHGRSESKQGRERTEAKERDLEHDDYGQGWYNERSKHGHERDYKQFDQSQQYDRVQHQGVVEPEHEQERPSRHEGDYYDRAPYDKGQAGDYHHQYGYADYEAREEGEAVGDDYGYHRSERSLSREYEN from the exons ATGGGGGACTACAATGATCCGTTCAACCGCAACAACCCTGCCGTGCAGGCCCGCACCAAGGCCCAGAATCGTGCCAACGTTCTCCAGTTGAAGCTC ATTGGGCAGAGTCATCCAACTGGACTTACCAACAATCTACTGAAGCTTTTTGAACCTCGTCCTCCATTGTTGTATAAACCTCCTCTTGAGAAAAGGAAATGCCCCCCATATACAG GGATGGCACAATTTGTGAGCCACTTTGCTGAACCCAATGATCCTGAATATGCTCCACCTGTCATTGAGGGAGAAACCCCG ACACAAAGAAGGGCTAGGATCCGGAAGCTTCGACTTGAAGAGGGTGCAAGGAAGGCTGCTGAGGAATTGGAGAAAT ATGATCCATCTAAAGATCCTCACGTTACTGGAGATCCGTATAAGACTTTATTTGTTGCGAGGCTT AACTATGAAACCACTGAACACAGAATCAAAAGGGAGTTGGAAACTTATGGGCCAATTAAGCGG GTGAGATTAATTACTGACAAGGTGACAAATAAACCTAGAGGTTATGCCTTTATCGAGTATATGCATACACGAGATATGAAAA CGGCATACAAGCAAGCTGATGGTCGAAAGCTGGATAATAGAAGGGTGCTTGTGGATGTCGAGCGTGGCAGAACTGTTCCAAATTGGCGACCTCGAAGATTGGGTGGTGGACTTGGATCAACCAGGATTGGAGGTGAAGAAGTAAATCAAAAACATTCTGGAAg GGAGCAACAGCAAATTGCTGCGGGACACTCAAGGTCAGAGGAGCCGAGGGCTCGAGATGATCGGCAACTAGACCG GGAGAAATCACGAGAAAGAGGAAGAGATAGAGAGCGAGAAGTGGAAAGGCCTCGTGATCGTTCTCGTGAAAGAACACGAGATCGAGATCCAAGGGAAGAAAGGCACCACCACCATAGGGACCGCGATAGGAATCGAGAAAAGGAAAGGGAAAGAGATCGTGGGCGGGAACGTGATCGGGGTCGAGGCAGAGACAAGGATAGAGACCGTGGTCATGAGTATGATCGCGAGCGTGAACGTGATCGTACACGAGATAGGGACAGGGAGCGTGAACGAGATTACGATCATGCTAGCCATGAAAGAGAGAGCGGATACTCTCTTGATAAGGATTCTGAGCATGGGCGTAGTGAGTCTAAGCAAGGCAGGGAGAGGACTGAAGCAAAGGAGAGAGATCTTGAACATGATGATTATGGGCAGGGATGGTACAATGAACGAAGCAAGCATGGGCATGAACGCGACTACAAACAATTTGATCAATCACAGCAGTACGATCGAGTTCAGCACCAAGGTGTTGTTGAACCCGAGCATGAGCAGGAGAGGCCAAGCCGACATGAAGGCGATTATTATGATCGCGCTCCTTATGACAAGGGTCAGGCTGGTGATTACCACCATCAATATGGGTATGCAGATTATGAGGCACGTGAAGAGGGGGAGGCAGTGGGAGATGATTATGGATACCATCGTTCAGAGCGATCTCTCTCCCGGGAGTATGAGAACTGA
- the LOC135626048 gene encoding uncharacterized protein LOC135626048 translates to MEKQPPPLIVAMKGHPGTGKSTLARAISAALACPLLDKDDVRDCTLPVQHALSGTGTAVAAAGLLNDLSYSVIWRLAATQLRLGLSVVVDSPLSRRAHLDRLLDLAHGAAVAARVVVVECRPKDAAEWRRRLETRGAAAGSGEEGWHKPGTWEDLQRLLEGYQGCTDYDISDVPRLVVDNTAADEMVATVLDFIRSAR, encoded by the coding sequence ATGGAGAAGCAGCCTCCGCCGTTGATCGTGGCAATGAAGGGTCACCCGGGAACCGGCAAGTCCACCCTCGCCCGCGCCATCTCCGCCGCCCTCGCCTGCCCGCTCCTCGACAAGGACGACGTTCGCGACTGCACCCTCCCCGTCCAACACGCCCTCTCCGGCACCGGCACCGCCGTCGCTGCCGCCGGCCTGCTCAACGACCTCTCCTACTCGGTCATCTGGCGGCTGGCCGCGACCCAGCTCCGCCTCGGCCTCTCCGTCGTCGTCGATTCTCCCCTCTCCCGCCGCGCCCACCTCGACCGCCTCCTCGATCTGGCCCACGGCGCCGCCGTCGCCGccagggtcgtcgtcgtcgagtgccGCCCCAAGGACGCGGCCGAGTGGCGCCGCCGGCTGGAGACGAGGGGCGCCGCCGCGGGGAGCGGCGAGGAGGGGTGGCACAAGCCCGGGACGTGGGAGGACCTGCAGCGGCTGCTGGAGGGCTACCAGGGGTGCACCGACTACGACATCAGCGACGTGCCGAGGCTCGTCGTGGACAACACCGCGGCCGACGAGATGGTGGCGACGGTGCTCGACTTCATCAGAAGCGCTCGATAA
- the LOC103969480 gene encoding uncharacterized protein LOC103969480, which translates to MDPCPFVRVLVGNLALKGPVAARPAGGSGVHPSAHPCFATVRLDKHPSRHTAAVPLLPPDDADAPPPPAAASLAAGFHLSKADLDRIAGGSFFSPASASGAGTAKLKVAIYSGGRGTTCLLRSRRLLGRVSLPLDLRETAEGRAVVFHSGWVALGKGASAAAKAQLYLTVKAEVDPRFVFEFDGEPERNPQVFQVQGNRRQPVYTCSFGCRHHSGDWNWGSRSAQSEPSSSRRWRSSMGSERERLGKERKGWSVTVHDLSGSPVALASMVTPFVASPGTDRVSRSNPGAWLILRPGDGTWQPWGRLEAWRERGGGPAGDGLGYRFELLPDTAAGPGVTLAESTISASKGGKFAIDLTGAGGNPLARTPSSSGRSGELVRRPSPCRGYRGFVMSSTVASEGTGGPPAVEVGVQHVGCAEDAAAFVALAAAVDLSMNACRLFSHKLRRGLSSSATLR; encoded by the exons ATGGATCCCTGCCCCTTCGTCCGTGTCCTCGTCGGGAATCTCGCCCTCAAAGGCCCCGTCGCCGCCCGCCCCGCTGGCGGATCTGGCGTCCACCCCTCCGCCCACCCCTGCTTCGCCACCGTCCGCCTCGACAAGCACCCCTCCCGCCACACCGCCGCCGTGCCGCTCCTCCCCCCGGACGACGCCGACGCGCCCCCGCCTCCCGCCGCCGCCTCCCTCGCTGCTGGATTCCACCTCTCCAAGGCCGACCTCGACCGCATCGCCGGGGGATCCTTCTTCTCCCCTGCATCGGCCTCCGGTGCCGGGACGGCGAAGCTTAAGGTCGCGATCTACTCGGGCGGCAGGGGGACCACGTGCTTGTTGAGGTCCAGGAGGCTCCTGGGCAGAGTCTCGCTGCCGTTGGATCTCAGAGAGACCGCGGAAGGGAGGGCGGTGGTGTTCCACAGCGGGTGGGTTGCACTCGGGAAGGGAGCGTCGGCGGCGGCCAAGGCGCAGCTTTACCTGACGGTGAAGGCGGAGGTGGACCCCCGGTTCGTGTTTGAGTTCGACGGGGAGCCGGAGCGCAACCCGCAGGTGTTCCAAGTCCAAGGCAACAGGAGGCAGCCCGTCTACACCTGCAGCTTTGGCTGCCGCCACCACTCCGGCGACTGGAACTGGGGATCGAG GTCTGCGCAATCTGAACCGAGCAGTTCGCGGAGGTGGCGTTCGTCCATGGGATCGGAGCGGGAGCGCCTGGGGAAAGAGCGCAAGGGGTGGTCCGTCACCGTCCACGACCTTTCCGGCTCCCCCGTGGCTCTGGCCTCCATGGTCACCCCCTTCGTCGCTTCTCCCGGCACCGACCGCGTCAGCCGCTCCAACCCCGGCGCCTGGCTCATCCTCCGCCCCGGCGACGGCACCTGGCAGCCCTGGGGCCGCCTCGAGGCTTGGCGCGAGCGGGGGGGCGGCCCCGCCGGCGACGGCCTCGGCTACCGCTTCGAGCTCCTCCCTGACACCGCCGCTGGCCCCGGCGTCACCCTCGCCGAGTCCACCATCAGCGCCTCCAAGGGCGGCAAGTTCGCCATCGATCTCACCGGCGCAGGCGGCAACCCCCTGGCGCGGACGCCCTCCTCGTCGGGGCGCAGCGGCGAATTGGTTCGCAGGCCGTCGCCGTGCCGGGGCTACCGCGGGTTCGTCATGTCGTCCACGGTGGCCAGCGAGGGGACGGGCGGCCCCCCCGCGGTGGAGGTCGGGGTGCAGCACGTCGGGTGCGCCGAGGACGCGGCGGCCTTCGTCGCGCTCGCCGCGGCCGTGGATCTCAGCATGAACGCCTGCCGTCTCTTCTCCCACAAGCTCCGCAGGGGGCTGTCATCATCTGCCACCCTGCGGTGA
- the LOC135625588 gene encoding homeobox protein rough sheath 1-like gives MEEFYHLGDSGSGGAFTTSPTPPQRAAVCRQSFRTPPLKTEAGPSQSQKRTIATQEQGENSPSDVEEDIKAKIMSHPHYSTLVAAFTDCQKVGAPPEVVARLSTIARELALGPSCHNGTSDPDPELDQFMESYCDVLIKYREELTRPLQEAKDFLMKMELQFNALTDASTRGLFSTDENCEGFGSSEEDQNATGDYQVDPQDIDPHADKELKHHLLKKYGGYLSRLRQELTKKKKKGKLPKEARQKLLNWWQLHYKWPYPSETEKVELAESTGLDQKQINNWFINQRKRHWKPSEDMQFVVMDGFYPQNASALYMEGQFMGDGIYRLGP, from the exons ATGGAGGAATTCTACCACCTAGGTGATAGTGGTAGTGGTGGAGCCTTCACTACATCACCTACTCCACCGCAGAGAGCGGCCGTCTGCAGGCAGAGCTTCCGAACGCCACCACTTAAAACCGAAGCTGGACCATCTCAGTCCCAAAAGAGAACGatagcgacgcaagaacagggggAGAACTCACCAAGTGATGTAGAAGAAGACATCAAGGCAAAGATCATGTCGCACCCGCACTATTCTACTCTTGTCGCAGCCTTTACGGACTGCCAAAAG GTGGGAGCGCCACCGGAGGTGGTGGCGAGGCTCTCGACCATCGCCCGCGAGCTCGCGTTGGGCCCGAGTTGCCATAACGGCACTTCTGATCCTGACCCTGAGCTCGACCAGTTCATG GAGTCATACTGTGATGTACTCATCAAGTACCGGGAAGAGCTAACGAGGCCATTGCAAGAGGCCAAAGACTTCCTCATGAAGATGGAGTTACAGTTTAATGCGCTCACCGACGCTTCCACTCGCGGCCTTTTCTCCACTG ATGAAAACTGTGAAGGTTTTGGTTCCTCTGAAGAGGACCAGAATGCCACTGGGGATTATCAGGTGGATCCTCAGGATATCGACCCCCATGCCGACAAAGAACTGAAGCACCATCTCTTGAAGAAGTATGGTGGCTACTTGAGCAGACTCCGGCAAGAGCtgaccaagaagaagaagaaaggaaagctGCCCAAGGAAGCTCGGCAGAAGCTGCTCAACTGGTGGCAGCTCCACTACAAATGGCCGTATCCATCT GAAACGGAGAAGGTGGAATTGGCTGAGTCGACAGGTCTTGATCAGAAGCAAATCAACAACTGGTTCATCAACCAAAGAAAGAGGCACTGGAAGCCATCAGAGGACATGCAGTTCGTGGTGATGGATGGTTTCTATCCACAGAATGCTTCTGCTCTCTACATGGAAGGGCAGTTCATGGGTGACGGCATCTACCGCCTTGGTCCGTGA